A region of the bacterium genome:
TTTGGGTGGTGTATTGCTCACAGTCAAAGCGAGTAATTTTTCCAACACCACTTTTACCCGATTGAATGGCTAACAGGTTCTCTTCAACATTTAAGCCCAGAGGGGTAATCGTACCCAGACCTGTTACAACGACTCTTTTTTTCATATTCTCTCTCCAAGCTGCATAAATCTTACACCGAAACCAAATAAAAAAATCATTGGAATACAACAATTGCGGTGCTGTTAAAGTATAACAACACCATCAACAATAGCTGAAAACAATTGAAAAAGAATTAAGCTGCTTGGTTTTTTTCGATGTAATCAATAACATCGCCAACTTTTAAAATATTCTCTGCTTCCTCATCAGGAATTTCCATTTCAAAAGCTTCTTCCATAGCCATCACCAACTCTACAACATCCAATGAATCAGCACCCAAGTCATCAATGAAAGATTTTTCATTGGCAATATCATCTGCATCAACGTTAAGTTGCTCAACAATGATTTCATATACTTTGCTTTGGATTTCTTCTTTTGTCATTTCATTCTCCTCTGTTTGTTATTGGGAAAAAATGCTTTTCCCTCTTATCGGGCCTTGCAAAAGATATTCTCACTCATTCCTCACAAGAACATCTAAAAACTTGGTTTCCGATAATTTACTCTTTTGCAGTCGGAGTCGGCACAAAACCTCTCCTCTAGCAACCTTTTATAGACCTAGTCTACATTTCTCAAAAATAAATTTTTTCTACACTCTCTTTATAATATATTTGAAACGATTCAAATTTTTTACCCATTAATCATGGAATCTTTTTTAGATATACAAACCCCCATTGATGGACAATGTGTGACCCGTAATATAGCCTGCTTCCCTAGAAGCCAAGTATTTTACTGCACCGGCTATTTCTTCAGGCTCAGCCCAACGATTTAAAGGAATATCTTTTAAAAATCTTTCTCTCTGCTCATCTGTTAAAGCCATGGTCAT
Encoded here:
- the acpP gene encoding acyl carrier protein encodes the protein MTKEEIQSKVYEIIVEQLNVDADDIANEKSFIDDLGADSLDVVELVMAMEEAFEMEIPDEEAENILKVGDVIDYIEKNQAA